tctctctctctccccccccatTTTCCAGCTCCGATCTCCGAGCCCAGctgcgatctccgatccacgccgagtccagccgcgatctccgatccacgcaccGCCGAGCCCAGCCGCAATCTCCAATCCACGCACCACCGAGcccagccgcgatctccgatccacacACCACCGATCCCAactccgatctccgatccacagCTCCACTGATCCGCAGCTCCGTCGACCAAAGCAtcgtgggtgtgtttgtgtatctgtgtttttttttttttttttggagcaagtGTATGTCTGAGTTCGTTGAGTTTGTTGAGaacggagaagagagaggaaaaatggagTGAATgggaaatgaataaaataatccatacacgagctacagtacccgtgtatatttacacggtactgtagctcgtgtatggattttcacatttttggctatttatacacccactgatgtgagtgtttttttgcataaaatgtgtaaaaattgtactttcttttattttacaaatttttaactgAGCTGGTATGAATGCTCTAAGGGtccatctccatctcctctAAACGCTCTTGGGTTTTTGCAAATAACGAAATAGATTGGAGGACCAAGATTGGGTGGTCCTCCAGTAGCgcttttgcttttctttatatatatataccatatTCATTGGGAGTtagcaagaaaaaagaaaaccttatgtaATATTTCCCAGTTTATGTCTTCTAGTcctgtaaaaaacttgtttaatCTAATAATATTCCTCAGTTTGTTGTATTTTGTTCTATGTTCTATTCcatattttaatgttattttctatagtatctTAGTAATATATGTCATTAATAAGcatccatgatcttcttacatTCCCATTGACAACTTGTCCTTGTATTTTACTAGTGTCCCTTTGTTTGTCCCTTTGTTTACAtaattggtatatatatataccatattcattatttaaataaaatctcGTGTCAAAAATTGAATAGTTGGAGTCTTTTAATAAATCAAAcctttaaattttcaattgaagattaagattctaaaataatttaatcaagcTTCATTAAACTAtatgaaaatctttttttacattttttttagacaaCTTTACAAACAGTTTACAACAAAAGAATATTCTGGTAAAGGCATAATTTAGATCACATGTGCgttaaaatgaattgatttttttttttttttgtaaatatctTTATCTtgatcttttatatttttattttttaaaaaaagtataattattttttttagtgagtaaaaaatatacttattgAACTTTGTCCAAGAGACAATGATTTCTTTTGCCATATAACGTAGCATAAACCTAGAAAACCTATCTATAATATATGACCCATGAAATTCACATTCTCTGGCTATACAGTGCCAGTGATTAAACGGGGTGTCACATTATGTCCAAATAAATGGGGTGTCACCCTAGAAAACCTTGTTCCCCACTCCCAAATAAATGGGGTGTCACATTATGTCCAACTGTCCAACCAATAGGgatggtttattttattttatgggaatagatatactttttttatacaaattatgCATTCAGTCACGATGGGATAAACCCATACCTTTCATCTTATTATCATATTCTTATATTCTTATCTGATTGAATGTCGACGTATCATCTCATACGTAACAAAAAGCTTATCATATGTAAATTAACAAGGTGGAACAATACATGTCGGGCCATTTATTAAAGTgaaattaatatgattttttttatactaaaaaaatacttttcaatGTCTTTAAATTCAGAGTTATCAACTTATCATGAGTTTTAGTTACtcaattgacaaaaaatttatcattataaGAGTATTCAGATGATAGGTATAACATAAATTCTGCGATCTCATAAGTTCAATCCACCGTACTATTAAGCCAttaagttttcaaaacatgtCATGTGAAGTAAGTAGAATAGTATGGCTAAAGGCAAggacactatatatataataagattaAGCAGTATAGACCACACGCATGGCATTAAGCTAATCTATcccatacataaaaaatatacaaaacaaATGAGAGTTATTGATTAAGCACCATGAGGtactatttaattaattagttcaTGTGTTTCATGCAGTTgatattcttatttttcaattctttctttttggggtttttttttttttttttggatttgacaTCAAGTGAACTAATTGCGACGCTCAAGAAAAGCCCAGAGAACCTCAGTTTATtggctcattttttatttcttactaTTTCtctagttttcttttatttttcagaaGACGTTATTACACAAACAAGCAAGAAAGACATAGGGACCCTAAAAACTGCACTAAAAATCTTTTGGGCGGCGTTTGATTCTATCTTACCTTTTCTTTATTAGTTTTCTGAAGAACAATATAGAGGAAAGGGCCATAGCCATGTGAAATTGGTAACTAGccgaataaaaaaataaacagcaTGTTTGGCATGTAATGTATTTTTAGATGAAAGATCATGAGTATTTTATTGCTTCATCGAAAAGGCCAAAGATACAAAGTCTCATTCGAAATAAATATGGATAATAGAATCTGGTACATCCTAAAGCCATAAAATAACAGGAGCATCGAAAAAAATGATCTTGGCGTGCCAGCGTATGTGCagccatatatatatttacctcCCTCTTGGTGTGTTCAAAGTTGCAATGTTCTCATGGATAGTCATAAAGGACAAACTACAGGGAAGAGTATTTATTAAATCGAATCATGAAATGTGCATGTTGTAAATCCTGTATTTGACTAGAAGAGTGGGTAGTTAGAGCTGATTTGGTGggattgattaatttgatttagAGATTATGTTAGATGATATTCAATTAATCTCATGATATCATAATTATTTCACAATATGATATATTGTGGTTGATGCAAAATAATATGAATTATCTTAATGATGGATTCAAAAGTTATGGgtgctctttttttcttttttctttttttttttttttgagaagatgggCACTCATAATTATAaatgaaaggggaaaaaaaatgaaatgaatgggaaaaaaatcccaaatttttattGCACTCACAAAGGATTGAGTAATTTGGAAGCTTTAgtcaaaaattcattaaatctaatttcattcacTCTTATTCTTCCTAATTTTGGAAGgaaagaaaatttgagattttaaaagaaaatggaaaaatgagTATTCCCTCTTatttaaactcccaaataaagAAACAACATTTACATTCCTTTAATTAAAACTCCTAAATAAGGAAAtggaatgaatattttaaaaaaaattcttttattcatttttattttcattttattctttCCTCCCAAACAAAGTgtaagggtgtgtttgttttgaGGTGAAATAAGGTGGATGAAAAACTTtggaaagaaaatggaaaggaaaacttttttggagtgtttttttgggtaaagaggaaggaaaataaatgatgaGACTCAGTTGTTTTCTCCCCAGGCCCATCAAAATGTTTTCCCACCAAAATGTTTTCTCCCCAAAATAGAGCGAAAACTAAATGGGgatgaattttttcttaattgacaaaaatgcACATATGCACATTAATTAagttgccttttcttttcttctccacTGGGCAGTTGTAGGAGGTAAAAAATTATCAAGCCAATTACAAAATATCACATCAAAAATTTAATGGCAAATTCTAGATAaatatgtcattaaattaattaaatcaaatgatgacatgtgtcatccaaatGGATATTACATTGGCATATTGAAATTTGTCACGTGTCACTTGgcccacaagataaagataaatccaCTATCCAAAGTTTgtggataattatttttattaaaataaagataaattttctattcagaatttatggataattatctttattaaaataaataaattaaatagagataattatttatctttgttgattattatctttatcaacatgtgatatttatcaaaatagataaataaaaataattattaagcAGAATTTGAGTCAATCAAGAGCCTACTATatattttcaagcatatcaattcAAAGGGGAGCTTATCCTCTGCAACCACTATAAATAGAAAACATTCCCTCTCATTTAAGGAGAATTTTTCTAAGGCGTCAAAGCTTTGGAGAAATTCTGCCTCAAGAAGTTCTTTGAAGTTCTATTGGAATTAAACTTCAAAAAGCCTCCATAAACTTCAACAAACCCCAAATCTTAAATCTTTGAAGCTCAACGGATCAAGCCTCTAAAGTCCCGAAGAACTTCAACCTAAAAGCCTTCACATTCGAAGACTTGAAGAACAATAAATATCTAATAAGCTCAAAGTTAGAGATTTGTTGCAGAGACCGTTCAATCCATCTTTCAACTAAAGTCAAGAAAATTTATTGTTCGAGTCAAGTTCAATGAAGATAGAATCAAAGggtattcttttgtaaaagaattaaaatagaGATTCTACTCATttttcatcaatacaaatttatatttgcaaaccgtatttcttttcaattatttgattttctacaattgaaaaattttgtgtttacaacAGTAtgttgccctttttttttctggtAGTTgcctcttctctttttctttttctttttttcattgggCAATACCgttgcccctttttttttccttggctgttgcctcttttttttctattctttttgtttcttttaattctctagggcttggcgtgcctctttctttctttctttctttctttctttcttttttttgctgggCAGCACATTGcctcttctcttttttgggaccttatttttatttttcaataaatttgggtgattactcttttttgtgtgattatttgtcactttttttatttaattaaacatCATTCTTTAACAAGGgtatatgaataaatttattcaaactcattttttccatccttccacttttccactctcaaccaaacaaaaatgagagaaaataataaaaaaaattctcacctccaaccaaaccaaacggaccctaaaagTCATGTTATACCAATTTCCAGTGTgagttctagttaactcaacaCTTCAACTGGTAAAGTACCACCACGCACCCTTGATGTGGTGGTCACTCCAAAAGTATAAGTATatgtggggtgtgggggcaaaggttggggttcaagtctctaggagtgagcttcacacacatatacacttgaattatgctagagtagaaattctattttgtataaaaaaaatttaaaaaaaaaaaactagtaaagtcttcaatggttgaataaaatatcTAGGATTCAACTCCCACCtatgcaaaaaattaattaatatcttattccgataataaaaattacattcaTTAAAAGCTCGCAGAtaccataaattaaaattatataataataaaaaataacaaaaatctcaaacaTTACTCAATGGTATCAGCCCAAATGTGTGCTGTAGTTGCCGACATAGGAAATTAGCAATTATTAAATAACCATCTATTACAAGGATCATCAGATCTGACTGTTATTGATAATTAGATACTTTCCATTAGGAAGTGCTACCAACTTTTGACTTTCcattatgtgtgtgtattaattaaataaataaataaagcttgTGACATTCAATTTCATCCATGATGAAATGGTTTTTTCTATGCGGATTTCTAGAAATGACACACTAGTGTGGACAATATGTATCGTCAGTTCGTAATggcttttttagttttttttttttccttttcttttatacaAATCTTGGAAACCTTGTTTTCCAAtttgcatattttaaatttccaCATGTTCCGTGGATATTACtcgttcaaaaaaaaatattatccttTAATTCCTTCTAGGTGATCTGTCTCTAAAGAGTATCTACAAGTCAACAGGCAACAGCTCAGCTAACTAATATAATAAGTGCTTATTCTGTATCTGTCACTTTTCATTTTCAAAGAAATTGGATTTACAAGGGAAAACTAGGAAAAAGTGAATTTGAATTGCCtggaatttataaaattgaggTTGTAATTGCAGGCTTTTGTTAATGACCCATTGCATACTTTTGTTGAAATTCCATTTCTTGCGCTTGGCCAATGAATATGATGTCTTTTCTACAACCTATAAGGCTATAACAGAATACAACTGtagtttgtgaattgtgattggGTTTCACTCGGTTTATTTCTTTATGGGTTACACATTGATtcgtcacaatatttttccaaaaacacaATCGAAGTATAGTGCCAAGTACACGTGAGAATTATTTCTAGCCTTAGACAATGCAAGATTGgctaacaacaacaacaacaaatatgGCCAAACATGCTTCGGGTATCCATAGAAAACTTTTATGTAAAAAAGGCAAATATATTCTAAGCCATTAAATGTGTGTCATATAGCTAAAGTCTAATTTATGTGCTTAGATAAATTTACAGATTTCACACAGGCCAAGCACATATCAAGATTCAAGAgatgctttcttttttcttttttcttttttcttttttctttttcttgaagaaaGAGATGTTTTCTAGAAACACCACattatatgagagagagagagagagagaggggttaaCTTCAAATTACATCTAGTgtaattttaagcaatattataccacttaatattttttaatttgatgaaaatttttaaaaaatccaccattagattatattatctttatcTATTCTCcttgcaaaaattcaaaatgatcaaaaattaataaccaTGCCAACAATTGATTGTTTATTATGATTAGTTCGAGAGGATCAAAATGCTATTGTGAACTATTCACAACAAAGAATGTTATTCGttatttatatgtataaatataaatatatatatatatatataacattcttTGCTGTGATTAATtcacaataaaaatgatatcagCAATAAACTTCGATGAAAATAACATTAGTCCAATCATAAGAAATTATATCAATAATTGTGAGATGGAAAATTTTTAGCTGATATTGTTCTTTATGTGATAGACTAATTAAAGTCGCCCTCTGGATTGATTCCTCAGAAAAATGAGGGCAAAATGACATGAAAATTTCAAGACATACGTCACTTTTGAAGGATGTACCGTGAAAGGCCAAAGTTATCACTCAGTGGCCATAGTTCCTTCTTCACGTCACATTACATCGTTGTTGCACCTAGAAGGGGTGCAGGGTTAGACATACTGGTCCACCATGACCAAGGGAACCGtggtaatttaaaaaaaaaaaaaaaaaaaaaatttggtttttttttttggttgaaataaaatataccCAAAAGCACGAGGTTGTTGATCAAGATAAAGCCTATTTAAAGGAAGAAAATGGGTACTACTTCATAGGTGTAGCAAAGTTTCTTATAGAAACTATATACATAAAGCTAGCAAGATGAGAATGTTGCTATTCTTCTTTCTTGCCACAATTGTGGTATCATCATCCCAAGGATCAGACCTGGGTCTATCTCACCAAATTCACCTTCTCAGGCCACAATCTGGTAACAAAGTTCCTGGATTATCATGCCTAAGTTGGCGACTCGGGGTCGAAACTCACAATATCATTGGCTGGACTACGGTTCCAAAAGAGTGTGAAGGGTATGTAGGTCACTACATGCTAGGCTACCAGTACAGAGAAGACTCCAAAGTGGTTACTAGTCAGGCTATTGACTATGCTCAGAGCCTCAAACTCATAGGAGATGGCAAGGATGTGTGGGTCTTTGACATAGATGAGACTACACTCTCTAATCTACCTTACTATGCTGAGCATGGATTTGGGTACGTAGTCAAACAACAGTGGTTATGATTTTATTGAATACCTATTTAGTAAACTAACACATATACACTGACAAACAAATTAAGGAACATACATTTCTTGATTTCTAATAGGTGGATTACGGCAATGATATTAGACTTTAAATGGTAAttacatatttgaaaataatcaAAGGCATACTATAACGTATATGAATAAAATAGATCGATATAATATAGTCAAGAATTTTGTAACTCAATGTTGTTGTTTAGCTCTTCtcttgttctttgttttttactaGCTAGCTATAGCTTTCAGGCATCAACTAGTGTGCATGAAATGCAGTCCAATAGTACAACCATTTTGAGCTGCACCAttagtgttttctttttctttgagtgcttttgctttctttcatttcttttttttcaactaACAGTGCTTTTTCGCTGATTGTTGCCAGCATTTTGGCTGGTTATAATCGTAGAACCGTAAAATATGAGTGCAGCTAGCCAATATTGCAGCATGTACTTGCTAGCTTTTAGGGGCAGATTTAGTTGGGGCCAAAAGGGGGCCATTATTCCAAGCTCCCAATTACATCCTCTGCCCaatatgtttttctttaaaaggGGAAAATATTACCAATTATAAGGTTAATTGGTGGGGATTAgggatttttttgataattcaatatgACAATGGGAAGAGCAGATCTGAATCCTAGTTTTCCTAATAAACAAAAGTAAGTTATGTCAATAGAGTTTCATGTCTCTTGACAGCTGGGATAGGAATTGAAGTATTTTGAATATGTGATTTTGAGAACAGGATCCCctctatttcaaattttattcatttcttcCATTTTACGGTTTAGActttgtgtcaaattttaaataatatgacAAATTGTACGTGTGCCTTTTAATTTGTAACCCTTCCACATTTAAACTTGACCTCCAACTCTAAACACAATAATACATAATAATACCCATGAAATGCTAACTAGATCcaagtttttttaaaactagccaatttggtccctaaagcCGACTTAGCCCCTAaatagttagtttttttttttcaactgttttaaggactaaattagttttaaggaccaaattggtTAGTTTCGAAAAGTCTTAAAGACCAAATTAGCTTTACAGACCAAACTAGTTGGCATTAACCATCCATCTTATCGATCTCCACtatttttgtcacttttttatCCGCATTTTTGGGCACTTGCACTGGCACTTCTTCTCTATAGTCTTAGTTACATTATAGTGTTACTTTCATCAAACTTATTTGATGTGACTTTGAAGACTTTAGACCTTGTAAAAGAtatctcttttctctctgtAAGAAAGTAGATTTCAAGTTTTACTTGTCAGTAGTAGTAGATACATGCAcgaggaaatttttttaaattttttttagaatacatGTGATGACTATTATTGATTGTCACAATGATATACACCTCCAACTAAGAGTCTAAGAGCACCTCTTCAGCTCTGGCATGGGACCgagtgacaaatttttatagCTAGTTTTATAGAGGTAGTTGAAGAGTTAACATCCATTTACAAAGCCATCCTTTTAGTTATTCTACAAATTCTCAATTCATCATTATCTTCTcccaaaacaaatatatatatatatatatatatatatatataacaaaaattcataAGGACATTATGCtattaattttaagtttttagctTTAAAGcactttcttgttctttctttttttaattaaaaacaataaacaaaatctTTATTGGTAGTATTAAGCAATATGGTTGatgttattctttttttttttttgctaacaaTGGTTGATGTTATTCTTGTTCATACTTTTGGATGTCACATTCATTGCCAGAAACTAATCGTATTGAATTTTCAGGGTCCAGCCATATAATTCTACGTTATTCAACCAATGGGTCATTACAGCCAAAGCACCAGCATTGCCGGAGAGTGTGAAGTTATACAAAAAACTGTTATCTCTTGGTATTAAGGTTGTATTCCTAACAGGAAGATCAGAAGAACAAAGAACTGTCACAACAAATAATCTAAAGCGTGTTGGATTCCACACTTGGGAGAAGCTCATACTCAAGTAAGCTAATGATACTATATAGTAAATACTGGATTTTACTAAATTGCAATACTCGTAATCAAACCTCAAACTTAGTATAATTTAATTCATCACACACAAGTAAGCTAGTGATACTAAAAAGTAAAGACTGGATTTTGAAGTGCCTTACAATTATGATAGACCAAAACTCGGTAAAAGCTTTTCTTTATTCATAAAAGATGAGGGGAATAAGATTCAAAATTAATCAAGTTCTATTAATTAGAAGAATCAGATATTGTCATTAAGTTACAGGACTCGTAATCAAACTTTAAACTTAGCATAAGTTAAGTTAAATCACACtaatagtactttttttttttt
The sequence above is drawn from the Castanea sativa cultivar Marrone di Chiusa Pesio chromosome 5, ASM4071231v1 genome and encodes:
- the LOC142636556 gene encoding acid phosphatase 1-like; the protein is MRMLLFFFLATIVVSSSQGSDLGLSHQIHLLRPQSGNKVPGLSCLSWRLGVETHNIIGWTTVPKECEGYVGHYMLGYQYREDSKVVTSQAIDYAQSLKLIGDGKDVWVFDIDETTLSNLPYYAEHGFGVQPYNSTLFNQWVITAKAPALPESVKLYKKLLSLGIKVVFLTGRSEEQRTVTTNNLKRVGFHTWEKLILKASSYTGKTAVEYKSTERNNLEKNGYRIIGNIGDQWSDLMGSPTGNRTFKLPDPMYYIS